From Bactrocera oleae isolate idBacOlea1 chromosome 4, idBacOlea1, whole genome shotgun sequence:
CATTATCTTCATCATGATCATTTGAAACAGATTCTACGTATACCACTATTCTGTTTCTGGCATAATACTTTAGAGAGTTAACCCCATAACACTTAGaacgaaacgtcggagaccctataaaatatatacatatataaacaagaaaatatgCTTGCTTCGGTGCAACCCTTCTCATATAGAAAAgaaagttcagtttgtatggcagctatttgctatagtggtccgatctgaataatttattcggagattgcactattATCTGAGACAATAACCCcagctaaatttcgtgaagatatctcgtcaaattaaaaattttccatacatccatacacttgattccgatcgttcagtatgtatggcagctatatgcattAGTCAATTTaggcatgtccgtctgtctgtctatctgcATATACCCGAACTAGACTCTCAGATTTTAAGCTATCAacctgaaattttacacactttttactgcctcaagaagctgctcatttgtcggaactgccgttGCAAACTGACTAAAATGAAGTTGGTGTTAAGAAACTTTTTATCTTTGatttgtattatagcttcagttaaTATCCGATTTCTCAATTTTATGAAGTCATAAAATGGAAATgggaattttataaaaaagcaaAGGCAGGCGTTGAAAACAACAGTTCATTATGATAAGATTGCATTTCTCACCTGTGTTTAAACGAATGAATTGTTTACCTTTCGCAATCACGAACTATTTTCAACCCTGAGTTTAGTGGCTGCAATTAAGATAGCACTCCCGACAATCTCAATATAATcggaattataataaaagactATGACACACAAGAAAGTATTAAATGAAGTCTCTAgttagataaaaataaatttgtttatcagCTGCAATTAGACagttgaaaacaaatatttgaactTCATAAATGGACGCATTGACAACTGTCTGACTTCAGATCAGCATAGAGAGTAGTGACAGCtactgtaaacatttttttaccatGTTAGTCTAccggtaaataaataaaaaattttcatgtttctgctgaatattttaataactttgCCTAGACGCACTTAGTGAGTTATGGTACATTATTTGCTATTGAAGATATAGTTTACACACAATAATTACAACTGAACTACACTCACGCCTTCTTAAGAAGTATATCTCATTTTAACATATCTCTTACATTTTCAAATGACTAAGGTTGGTTTTatattctaaaacaaaaaaacaaaagaaaccgTTAATCATGTTTCCCCTGCGGATTAGCGGTCACACCGTTCTGTACCTCTTCCTCGTCATTACACTTAAGTTCAGTCTTTgatgtttccaattttaaatTCTCTGGCTCGGCCAACTCAAACGCATTATTTAAAGTACCGTTAGGTGTAACTTTATAAGTAGTTAGTTTTTCCGTGGTAACAATGCAACTCTCCATATTATCATGCATCAAAAAGTCTGGTGCATCCCATGGTTGTGTTAACGCAGATccgaatataatataaatcaaatttCCAAAGAAGAATATTGCtgctgaaataataaaaacaatttgccAAAGCGCGCGATCGTGCTGAAAGAGAGAGGAGCGAGAGAGATTAAAGTTATAAACGCGCGGTGTCTTTTTAGCAACACTCACCTCATCCGTTACAATGACGCCGACCAATAGCGGTGTTACGATTGGCACAAAATTGGCGATGGTATTGACAATGCCCATCAGTACACCTGCATGATTCGAAGACAAATCGATCGTATTCAAGGTGCTGCCAATTGTAGCGCCCGCATTAAAGCCGACATTCAAGACCATCAATACGATCGCCAGCGTCTTTTGTTCTTCATCCAGAAAACCAATGGCGATCATTAAGCTGGCCGGTACCCACAAGGCAATCGTGTTGCACACTTTACGCAAAACCGTTAGCGTAAGCAAGCCTTTGGACATGACAAAATCGGCGCTGAAGAGAAAAACGAAAGTCAAGCAAAACATTGCCATATATGGCAATGCCGAGAAGAGTGCATTACTCTTTATATTCATATTCAATACGCCCGCCATGTAGGAGGGTATTTGTGCTTGCAGTGTTGTGTAGCCCCAAGCTTGTGCACAGCGCACCACCAGCAGACTGAGGAATGGCACCGAGGTGAAAATCGCCAACCATGGCACCGGTATATTCTGTTTATGGAAATTATCTTCACGCATCAGATCGGACTCGATATACTGACGTTCTTCAGGCGTTATAAAGCGTGCCGAAGGCGCATTATCATAACCAAAGAATAGCCAAAGTATACACCAAAGGAAGCAGGCGCCACCCGATACGTACGATATACCAGGCCAACCAATCGAACTGCTCGCAATGAGACCACTTGCACCCATGGACATAATAATGCCAAAATCGGTGCCGCAGTGACTGACGGTACCCAAAAAATTGCGTTCCCTTTGCGGTGACCATTTGCCCAGGTGTTGGTGTATAGCCGGAAAAACCACACCCTGTGCGAGACCCATTATAATGCGTATCGCACAGTAAGCTTGCCATCCACCAAGTGGTATTAATATCGGCGTTAACACACTGCAAATGGCTGAGCAAAAAGTCGAGCCCAACATTACGACTTTGGAGCCGAAACGCCGACTAAGGTAACCACCAGGGAATTGTGTAATGACATAGCcccaaaaaaaacttgaaatgaTGAGTGATTTGTGCGTTTCATTCCAATCGTATTCCTGAAACGAAAGTAGAGCAAAGTGGAAGAGATAATTTGATTAGACTTATTTATAACGAGATAATTCACAAGTTATACACAAaacaattaacaatttttaaaatactataaattgaaaaaaaaaaataatttcccaCTCTCAAAAAGCGCAAACGTAGATCATGAAAATCTTGAGCTTAAACCTAGTATTAGTCAAGAAAAATACGATAGTATTGAAGGGATTTAATATGCAACTAGATTCAGAAATCCCTGATAAGCTCCTTCAAAACACTTTTTATCTCTCTCCCAAATTTGTTCAACCATAACATATGTCGCATGTCGCATAACAGCtctctatatttatatacttacatatttaagtACATTTTTCCTGTATTtccttaattataatttaacagttattaaaagtattttccAAGTTCTGTATTTTGATAACAGTAGTCTTGAAATTTAAAAGGAACCTCaaactatttaaatttaattaaaacttttctcATAACTTTTGAGTTTAAGAAAGAATTACTTATCAAAAGTACCAAATATAAAGTTTCTACAATTTTGTGGCGTTTAACATCTTCCAAGTGGGATACCTTTGATACGAGAATCAGCCCTTTGACCTAACCTAGCCTTACATTAAGGATACAGTGAGTCcctgaatataatattattgtctTATGATATAGATCGTTTCCACacaatttaacacaaataattaATGCACTGAGTGCCTCTTACCGGAAAATTTGGATTTGTTGTATTAGCATTGGTCATAGCCACCACCGAAACGGACACATTTATTCGACTAAAATAGACGACCACAATATTGAAGAATATCAGCAATGCCTGAAGATGGCGTATGCCAAACCAAGgtcctaaaaataataaaaagaagttATAATTAAAATCCTTACTTAATTTAAGTTATCATATCATaggttttatttacatatgtcatatgaatatgtatgttacTACTAGTCTTATTTGTATACCGTTATGTTTACAATACACTGAAACACCGAAATTTTCAACACCCCATCAAAGCATGCGCGGTAATCACGATAAGATTTTGATCACCCGTAAAGTAATCACCATTGTATACATGACCGATTAAGCGTGTTTTGGTTAATCCATTTATCTTTACACTTTAATACAAGTGAAAATACTTGAATTACTATATAATGGTTTTATGGCAATTAGCTTATCGCTGAATGAACTTATAGAGGAACCCAATTGAAGGTGTGTTTGTTATAGTTAATATTTGATAATACTTAATTATTGTATAGGGTATAACCAAACTTTTAAACAAATCTACAAGTATAATCTGTTTCCATAAGAGAAAGTTTCTAGcaaatttagatatttaaagaaaaccttgatatgacatataatttattgcttattttttattagttcgATTTCATATCGACTACTACGATTTTTTACAGACGATATTTGGCGACTTTTGAACTATACATTTATCATAAAAGCACCATATAGTTTAGGCGAGAATTGGTAATTGATATTGTATTACAAACATAATGgcaatttgtgcaaaatatggaAATAGAAATGGTTCAACATCAGAGCCTCTGATAACATTTTGTCTGCGCTTGAAGAGATTAAAACATATGCATGCAATAATTTAGCAAGAGAGAGCTTCTGGCGTAAACCGGTGTAATCGCTGCctcccttaattttattatgcCAGTTTATGTGATTTATATCAACTGATCGTTCGATTCGCAATCCtccaaaattttacattaataattattacaaattacataatttgttatatccacatatatgtatatgcgaggttcaaaaattattatataggaTGTATTTGAGCTGGGTGAAGGTCTGCACTGATTGAATCTATTTTTGGCACCAATCCACATTTTATTCGATAAAGCATTCATACTTGATTACAGTTACATATAGTActtattggccgatatatgcgatatggAATTAACCAGAGCaatgaaaatctttaaattcgATAAATGGGACTTGGAAAAGATATACCCTAATATCAATAAATCAATCCATTTTAAGAACGGAGCTACCACATGTCTGAGGTACTATTCgtgctatattttagttaaagCTAAACTATCTACTACAAAAGGTGTAATTTAAGctaaatatctcaatttttatttaatatatcgcTTCCTTTACAAATGAACGAACGTTCGGACCGATACCTGACCTAACAGAATCATAATACTAGTATTATGTAACATATAGCCTGTTAGGGGGTTTACATTATCACATTAGCAAAATGCACAAAAACTGGCATAAATCATATAGCATGacacatttttaataatgtgaatataataataagtaacTAAATACCGTGACTAAATTAACTGCAATATTCTAGTTTTTAAATAAGTATTGATATATTATGTaactatttaaagaaaaattaaatcgcTTGCCCAGTGACTCAATATACTAGTAAACAGAGCGATTCAGATTAGATCGTTTAAGCGCTTATATAcatttgtgaatttcaaaaattatacatttatttttcttatatatccAACGtacttatatttgaaaatattcataaatttaaagTTGATCCGGCTAATAGTTTCGAAGATATGagtgtatttgtaagaattttctTAACTTAATATAATTGGCTCCCAATAATTTAAATGCGTTTCAGAATTGGTGAGGTACCGAAAAGCATACGGAccgatatatttttgaaaaatttaaaatttgactaGTGTTTCTATCATTAACGGTATTCACCTGTTGTAATAAAAGCTGTTTTGATTTTTGGATTTTAGATCATTTTAAGCAGAAAGCAAAATCTTCCTCAATGCCAAACACGTTTTTTCGGCGCTCCTCTTGGAGATCGGATTCGAGATTTTTCAGAATATTTCACCAGTTactaaagtacattaaattctgtaaatattaccatatttttaatatatttatttaataaaatgtctcttcaaaaaaaaaaaatgcacgaAAGAATGCGTTTTTTCGGACTTGCATGtgaatataactaaatattatatattgaaaaaatatatgtatatagatttataCTCTACCATTGGCATaggcattttattaatttaatttagataGCAACACTTAGCAAAtgtattttcttcttattttcaaACGCTGTCTTTCTTCACCCGCTTGAGAAATGGGCATGTTTTTGCCCtcttattaaatttaaacttttgatatgttttcaaaattttctccAGCAGAAAGTCCAGTCCAGTTCAGTTTGATCTCTTATTAAttaatcacttttatttttaatcaaaatttttgaacagTTGGCAACttttttcgcaaaaaatatttttcaactcttCGCAAAATGCCGCTGACGTGACGTCTTTACTTTAATATTTCATTCATCTGGCAAATGTTATGtacatgaaatttttaaataggtgACAATACTTCACAATATATTTTCATCTTTCTACTTCCTTAACCTTTTTCAATTTGAgttgtttgtttataaaatgccatattgttttgtatacaattttaatagttggcaacttttaattttttttttagttttaaaacagCCAAGCACTTTATtaacaatcaacaaaatttatttaattctgaTCAAATTTCCTTTACTCTTCTTATTATTTCGTGCAGTTATTACGAGCGTGACGCAATTTTGTTATGTAACACAATGTCGTTGCAATCAATCGAATTTACTACCGTATATAAAGAAGTTTCACACAGAAAAgcagataaaatattttttagtcgtGATTGATTTACTATTTATAACTGTACTTTTTTAGAAGCACTGCGACTTCTTCACtttatttcaacattttaatgataaacaaatataaaaaataattattcaaggtAATAATCATTAAATTCTTTGATACtgatcatttttaatttaaagaatttgTTCACTTTTCTACCTCGAACTAGTGTTGTTGTCATATCTGCTGACGCACTACCCCCAGCACATCAAAACAGCTAAAACAGCGAGTGTCTTTTAGTAACTGGGCGCAACAATGTGTAGAAATTTCAACAGcaacttaatattaatttttaattttaatctccGCTATCATTAAGTTGTTGCTAGTTTTTATgcc
This genomic window contains:
- the LOC106627252 gene encoding putative inorganic phosphate cotransporter isoform X3; its protein translation is MAFYKQTTQIEKGPWFGIRHLQALLIFFNIVVVYFSRINVSVSVVAMTNANTTNPNFPEYDWNETHKSLIISSFFWGYVITQFPGGYLSRRFGSKVVMLGSTFCSAICSVLTPILIPLGGWQAYCAIRIIMGLAQGVVFPAIHQHLGKWSPQRERNFLGTVSHCGTDFGIIMSMGASGLIASSSIGWPGISYVSGGACFLWCILWLFFGYDNAPSARFITPEERQYIESDLMREDNFHKQNIPVPWLAIFTSVPFLSLLVVRCAQAWGYTTLQAQIPSYMAGVLNMNIKSNALFSALPYMAMFCLTFVFLFSADFVMSKGLLTLTVLRKVCNTIALWVPASLMIAIGFLDEEQKTLAIVLMVLNVGFNAGATIGSTLNTIDLSSNHAGVLMGIVNTIANFVPIVTPLLVGVIVTDEHDRALWQIVFIISAAIFFFGNLIYIIFGSALTQPWDAPDFLMHDNMESCIVTTEKLTTYKVTPNGTLNNAFELAEPENLKLETSKTELKCNDEEENIKPTLVI
- the LOC106627252 gene encoding putative inorganic phosphate cotransporter isoform X1 codes for the protein MAFYKQTTQIEKGPWFGIRHLQALLIFFNIVVVYFSRINVSVSVVAMTNANTTNPNFPEYDWNETHKSLIISSFFWGYVITQFPGGYLSRRFGSKVVMLGSTFCSAICSVLTPILIPLGGWQAYCAIRIIMGLAQGVVFPAIHQHLGKWSPQRERNFLGTVSHCGTDFGIIMSMGASGLIASSSIGWPGISYVSGGACFLWCILWLFFGYDNAPSARFITPEERQYIESDLMREDNFHKQNIPVPWLAIFTSVPFLSLLVVRCAQAWGYTTLQAQIPSYMAGVLNMNIKSNALFSALPYMAMFCLTFVFLFSADFVMSKGLLTLTVLRKVCNTIALWVPASLMIAIGFLDEEQKTLAIVLMVLNVGFNAGATIGSTLNTIDLSSNHAGVLMGIVNTIANFVPIVTPLLVGVIVTDEHDRALWQIVFIISAAIFFFGNLIYIIFGSALTQPWDAPDFLMHDNMESCIVTTEKLTTYKVTPNGTLNNAFELAEPENLKLETSKTELKCNDEEEVQNGVTANPQGKHD
- the LOC106627252 gene encoding putative inorganic phosphate cotransporter isoform X2, with amino-acid sequence MTTTLVRGPWFGIRHLQALLIFFNIVVVYFSRINVSVSVVAMTNANTTNPNFPEYDWNETHKSLIISSFFWGYVITQFPGGYLSRRFGSKVVMLGSTFCSAICSVLTPILIPLGGWQAYCAIRIIMGLAQGVVFPAIHQHLGKWSPQRERNFLGTVSHCGTDFGIIMSMGASGLIASSSIGWPGISYVSGGACFLWCILWLFFGYDNAPSARFITPEERQYIESDLMREDNFHKQNIPVPWLAIFTSVPFLSLLVVRCAQAWGYTTLQAQIPSYMAGVLNMNIKSNALFSALPYMAMFCLTFVFLFSADFVMSKGLLTLTVLRKVCNTIALWVPASLMIAIGFLDEEQKTLAIVLMVLNVGFNAGATIGSTLNTIDLSSNHAGVLMGIVNTIANFVPIVTPLLVGVIVTDEHDRALWQIVFIISAAIFFFGNLIYIIFGSALTQPWDAPDFLMHDNMESCIVTTEKLTTYKVTPNGTLNNAFELAEPENLKLETSKTELKCNDEEEVQNGVTANPQGKHD
- the LOC106627252 gene encoding putative inorganic phosphate cotransporter isoform X4, with translation MTNANTTNPNFPEYDWNETHKSLIISSFFWGYVITQFPGGYLSRRFGSKVVMLGSTFCSAICSVLTPILIPLGGWQAYCAIRIIMGLAQGVVFPAIHQHLGKWSPQRERNFLGTVSHCGTDFGIIMSMGASGLIASSSIGWPGISYVSGGACFLWCILWLFFGYDNAPSARFITPEERQYIESDLMREDNFHKQNIPVPWLAIFTSVPFLSLLVVRCAQAWGYTTLQAQIPSYMAGVLNMNIKSNALFSALPYMAMFCLTFVFLFSADFVMSKGLLTLTVLRKVCNTIALWVPASLMIAIGFLDEEQKTLAIVLMVLNVGFNAGATIGSTLNTIDLSSNHAGVLMGIVNTIANFVPIVTPLLVGVIVTDEHDRALWQIVFIISAAIFFFGNLIYIIFGSALTQPWDAPDFLMHDNMESCIVTTEKLTTYKVTPNGTLNNAFELAEPENLKLETSKTELKCNDEEEVQNGVTANPQGKHD